Proteins co-encoded in one Ruegeria sp. HKCCD4315 genomic window:
- a CDS encoding amidohydrolase family protein: MSNIRITNCHTHLFHARHVPEDYPYPALKPFKKMPWLIKALAFGARLIGQHSAAEKLDRLYRFQQETDAGSQCDILDNMRRHYPSDTRFVVLPMEMSAFGFGAPEVPLSAQHDELAKLSGDPDVGRSVIPFATIDPRADPQATELWRAIDGLKFRGLKLYPRLGFAPDDPVLMQHVYPRLEELNLPVMSHCSRGGVQGRYLSDYWADRYTEPEAFVPVMRAHPKLRICLAHFGGQRDWDAYVNPDRKNPLDDAFYRNWQVAIRRMIGSGNYPGLWTDISYTLFQFEDYAPFLRIFLTGEDEEGERLRSRVLFGSDYYMTRQEALSEKAVCFRLRNILGEEIFRQIAEENPAKWLGEA; this comes from the coding sequence ATGTCTAATATTCGGATCACGAACTGCCACACGCACCTGTTTCACGCGCGCCATGTGCCAGAGGATTACCCCTATCCGGCACTCAAACCGTTCAAAAAGATGCCTTGGCTGATCAAGGCTCTGGCCTTTGGTGCGCGCCTGATTGGTCAGCATTCCGCCGCTGAAAAACTGGACAGGCTTTACCGCTTTCAGCAGGAAACGGACGCGGGCAGCCAGTGCGATATTCTGGACAACATGCGGCGACACTATCCCAGTGATACCCGTTTTGTTGTGTTGCCAATGGAGATGTCAGCCTTTGGGTTCGGCGCGCCGGAGGTTCCGCTGAGCGCGCAACATGACGAACTGGCAAAGTTGTCTGGCGACCCGGATGTCGGCAGGTCCGTAATACCCTTTGCAACGATTGACCCGCGTGCCGATCCTCAGGCGACGGAACTCTGGCGGGCCATAGATGGTCTGAAGTTTCGGGGCCTGAAGCTCTATCCGCGTCTGGGGTTCGCGCCGGACGATCCAGTTCTTATGCAGCATGTTTACCCGCGGTTAGAAGAGTTGAACCTGCCGGTCATGTCCCATTGCTCACGCGGCGGCGTTCAGGGGCGCTATCTTTCGGACTATTGGGCCGACCGCTATACCGAGCCCGAGGCGTTTGTTCCCGTAATGCGTGCTCATCCCAAGCTACGGATTTGCCTGGCGCATTTTGGCGGGCAGCGCGACTGGGATGCCTATGTCAATCCGGATCGAAAGAACCCGCTGGACGACGCCTTCTACAGGAACTGGCAGGTGGCAATCCGGCGCATGATCGGCAGTGGAAACTACCCCGGCCTCTGGACGGATATCTCTTACACATTGTTCCAGTTCGAAGATTACGCCCCCTTCTTGCGCATTTTTCTAACCGGCGAGGATGAAGAAGGTGAGCGCCTTAGGTCGCGTGTCCTGTTTGGATCAGATTACTACATGACCCGGCAAGAAGCGCTGTCAGAAAAGGCGGTCTGTTTTCGGTTGCGCAACATCTTGGGTGAGGAGATTTTCCGGCAGATCGCTGAAGAAAACCCGGCGAAATGGCTGGGGGAAGCCTGA
- the lnt gene encoding apolipoprotein N-acyltransferase: MTPLRGLPFPLRLLAAAILGGVAGFGFAPYGYWALTILSLVLIVPLFLSSETRARAGWIGWVFATGYFVHALSWLVEPFQVDAERHAWMAPFALVFMAGGLALFWAVAFWMSRRPGASSFRQCLLLIVTLSLAELARGYVLTGFPWAGVSQIWIDTPVAQMLSLFGPFGLNALTFAATFPIGSASMHPRPFRGLVQSTVFTSGLAIVALSYAAMRPTVHDGPHVVRVVQPNAPQNQKWDPAYAPLFFSRQIDYTAAQPRPDLIVWPETAVPAWLGSAQPILAKIADAAQGTPVILGIQRGDGPRIFNSMVYLDESGNQAGLYDKHHLAPFGEYVPFGDLMGRFGIHGLASTTGHGFSAGPGPQLMDLGRLGQALPLICYEAVFSQDVNGAPGRADFLLQITNDAWFGTRSGPYQHMVQARMRAIEQGLPMIRAANTGISAMIDPLGRVTASLPLGEAGYVDAILPLPLQPTIYSRTGDSVIFLTLLFLGAIIRFSARWRANY; encoded by the coding sequence ATGACCCCCCTGCGGGGCTTGCCTTTCCCGCTGAGACTACTGGCCGCCGCCATACTGGGCGGAGTCGCAGGGTTTGGTTTTGCGCCTTATGGCTATTGGGCGCTGACGATCCTGTCTCTGGTCCTGATCGTGCCGCTGTTCCTGTCCAGCGAAACCCGCGCGCGGGCTGGTTGGATTGGATGGGTTTTTGCCACCGGTTACTTTGTGCACGCTCTCAGCTGGCTTGTCGAACCGTTTCAGGTGGACGCCGAACGCCACGCCTGGATGGCGCCGTTTGCGCTGGTGTTTATGGCAGGTGGCCTCGCGCTGTTTTGGGCCGTTGCCTTTTGGATGTCTCGCCGCCCGGGCGCGTCTTCTTTTCGCCAATGCCTGCTCTTGATCGTTACCCTGTCCTTGGCTGAGCTGGCCCGAGGCTATGTGCTAACCGGTTTCCCTTGGGCGGGGGTTTCGCAGATTTGGATCGATACCCCGGTGGCGCAAATGTTGTCTTTGTTCGGGCCATTTGGGTTAAACGCCCTAACGTTCGCAGCGACATTCCCAATCGGTTCGGCATCGATGCACCCCAGACCTTTTCGAGGGCTGGTGCAATCAACGGTATTTACATCCGGATTGGCCATTGTCGCGTTGAGCTATGCCGCGATGCGGCCAACAGTTCACGATGGTCCTCATGTCGTGCGGGTTGTACAACCAAATGCACCTCAGAATCAAAAATGGGATCCGGCCTACGCCCCTTTGTTCTTTTCGCGCCAGATTGACTACACAGCTGCCCAGCCGCGACCTGATCTGATCGTATGGCCCGAAACTGCAGTGCCCGCCTGGCTCGGCAGTGCGCAACCGATTTTGGCCAAAATAGCGGATGCAGCGCAGGGCACTCCGGTGATCCTGGGTATTCAGCGCGGAGATGGCCCGAGGATTTTCAATTCGATGGTCTACCTGGACGAAAGCGGGAACCAGGCTGGTCTGTACGACAAGCACCATCTCGCGCCTTTCGGAGAGTACGTTCCCTTCGGCGATTTGATGGGGCGATTTGGCATTCACGGATTAGCGTCCACAACGGGCCACGGGTTCAGCGCGGGACCGGGCCCGCAGTTGATGGATCTGGGGCGCTTGGGGCAAGCCTTGCCGTTGATCTGCTACGAGGCCGTGTTCTCGCAGGATGTGAATGGTGCACCGGGGCGGGCGGATTTCCTGTTGCAGATCACCAATGACGCTTGGTTCGGAACCCGATCAGGCCCGTATCAGCACATGGTTCAAGCTCGGATGAGGGCGATTGAGCAGGGCCTGCCGATGATCCGTGCAGCAAATACCGGCATATCGGCTATGATCGACCCTCTGGGCCGTGTCACGGCCTCTTTGCCTTTGGGCGAGGCTGGATATGTCGATGCCATTCTGCCACTGCCGCTACAGCCGACGATCTATTCGCGAACAGGCGACAGTGTCATTTTTTTGACCCTTTTGTTTCTCGGCGCCATTATCCGCTTTAGTGCCCGCTGGCGCGCGAACTATTAG
- the metK gene encoding methionine adenosyltransferase encodes MSRQNYTFTSESVSEGHPDKVCDRISDAVLDAFLNEEPEARVACETFATTNRVVIGGEVGLSDQEKLHDYMGRIEKIARDCIKDIGYEQDKFHHETVEVTNLLHEQSAHIAQGVDAADNKDEGAGDQGIMFGYATTETPALMPAPIQYSHAILRRLAEVRKSGAEPALGPDAKSQLSVIYRDGKPVGVSSVVLSTQHLDEALTSDDIREIVEPYIRETLPEGWLSADTEWHVNPTGKFVIGGPDGDAGLTGRKIIVDTYGGAAPHGGGAFSGKDPTKVDRSAAYAARYLAKNVVAAGMAERCTIQLSYAIGVSKPLSIYADTHGTGQIADAEIEKAVGQVMDLTPRGIREHLQMNKPIYQRTAAYGHFGREPDADGGFSWERTDLVDALKAAV; translated from the coding sequence ATGTCCCGACAGAACTATACATTTACTTCGGAGTCCGTTTCCGAAGGGCACCCAGACAAGGTCTGTGACCGCATTTCGGATGCCGTCCTTGACGCATTTCTGAATGAAGAACCCGAAGCACGCGTGGCTTGCGAAACCTTTGCCACAACCAACCGCGTCGTTATTGGCGGTGAAGTTGGTCTGTCGGATCAAGAAAAGCTGCATGACTACATGGGGCGTATCGAGAAGATTGCCCGCGATTGTATCAAAGACATCGGCTACGAGCAGGACAAGTTTCACCACGAAACTGTCGAGGTGACCAACCTGTTGCACGAACAATCTGCTCACATCGCGCAGGGCGTTGATGCGGCTGACAACAAAGACGAAGGGGCAGGCGACCAGGGCATCATGTTCGGCTACGCCACGACAGAAACCCCCGCGCTTATGCCCGCACCAATCCAGTACTCGCACGCTATCCTGCGTCGTCTGGCCGAAGTGCGCAAAAGCGGTGCCGAACCTGCGCTGGGTCCTGATGCCAAGTCGCAATTGTCCGTCATCTATCGTGATGGCAAACCGGTTGGCGTCAGCTCGGTCGTTTTGTCCACGCAGCACCTGGATGAAGCGCTGACATCAGATGACATCCGCGAAATCGTCGAACCCTATATTCGCGAAACTCTGCCCGAAGGCTGGTTGTCTGCTGACACCGAATGGCACGTAAACCCAACGGGCAAATTCGTGATTGGCGGCCCGGATGGTGACGCAGGTTTGACCGGTCGCAAGATCATCGTGGACACCTATGGTGGCGCGGCCCCACATGGCGGCGGCGCGTTCTCGGGCAAAGACCCGACCAAGGTGGACCGTTCCGCTGCGTATGCCGCGCGTTACCTGGCTAAGAACGTTGTCGCTGCTGGTATGGCAGAACGTTGCACGATCCAGCTGAGCTATGCGATTGGCGTTTCCAAACCGCTGTCCATCTATGCCGATACGCATGGGACAGGCCAGATTGCCGACGCCGAGATCGAAAAAGCCGTTGGGCAGGTCATGGATCTGACCCCGCGTGGCATTCGTGAGCACCTGCAGATGAATAAGCCGATCTATCAGCGCACCGCTGCTTATGGCCATTTCGGGCGCGAACCCGATGCAGACGGCGGCTTTAGCTGGGAACGCACCGATCTGGTTGATGCTCTGAAAGCGGCAGTCTGA
- a CDS encoding hemolysin family protein codes for MGETDGSSRAAHSAQPQDSSNTTEEKSGFFSRIFDAFSGDEAQPQPVANGQDATASQSRGMINLRRMRVEDVAIPTAEIVSVPSTITKDELADVFRESGLSRIPVYEGTLDTPLGFVHLKDFALTHGFNGGGSSFDLVSMLRTLLFVPPSMPIGILLTKMQTERRHMALVIDEYGGVDGLLTIEDLIEQVVGEIADEHDADEDQLWVQEKPGCYVVQARVPLEDFEAEIGRSLTSHEDVDEEEIDTLGGLVFMLSGRVPARGEVVIHPEGPEFEVLDADPRRIKRLRVMLPEIAA; via the coding sequence ATGGGCGAGACAGACGGCAGTTCTAGGGCGGCGCACAGCGCGCAACCACAGGACAGCAGCAATACGACCGAAGAGAAAAGCGGATTTTTTTCTCGAATTTTTGATGCGTTTTCGGGCGATGAGGCTCAACCGCAGCCGGTGGCGAACGGACAGGATGCAACGGCGTCTCAGTCCCGTGGGATGATTAACCTGCGGCGGATGCGTGTTGAAGACGTCGCTATCCCGACTGCCGAAATCGTATCGGTGCCTTCTACGATCACCAAAGACGAGCTTGCGGATGTATTCCGTGAGAGTGGCCTGTCCAGAATACCGGTTTATGAAGGCACCCTGGATACGCCTTTGGGTTTTGTCCATCTCAAAGACTTTGCGTTGACCCATGGGTTCAACGGCGGGGGCAGTAGCTTCGATCTTGTCTCGATGCTGCGCACGCTGTTGTTTGTACCGCCGTCAATGCCAATCGGAATATTGCTGACTAAGATGCAGACAGAGCGGCGCCACATGGCGTTGGTGATTGATGAATATGGCGGTGTTGATGGCTTGCTGACCATCGAAGACCTGATCGAACAAGTCGTTGGTGAAATCGCTGATGAGCACGACGCTGATGAAGATCAGTTGTGGGTGCAGGAGAAACCCGGCTGTTATGTCGTGCAAGCCCGTGTCCCGCTTGAGGATTTCGAAGCCGAGATTGGCCGCTCGTTGACCAGCCATGAAGACGTGGATGAAGAGGAAATCGATACTTTGGGCGGCTTGGTGTTCATGCTGTCGGGTCGTGTGCCTGCACGAGGAGAAGTTGTGATCCACCCTGAAGGTCCTGAATTTGAAGTCCTCGACGCCGATCCGCGTCGCATAAAAAGGCTTCGCGTCATGCTGCCGGAAATCGCTGCATGA
- the trmB gene encoding tRNA (guanosine(46)-N7)-methyltransferase TrmB — protein sequence MSTETPQRPRRNFYGRFKGKTLKPSQKTYLNEDLAALSPGAVDWETNPERKPLDLNGLFGGKPVWLEVGFGGGEHLVHQAQSNPDIGIIGAEPYINGVAMLLGKIRQAGAENLAVHPGDARDLFDVLPEASISRAFLLYPDPWPKTRHHRRRFVTPEHLEPLAKVLKPGSIFRVATDIPDYVRQTLEEVPRAGFEWLAERPADWREPWDDWISTRYEQKALREGRVPHYLTFRRTES from the coding sequence ATGAGCACCGAGACCCCACAACGCCCGCGCAGAAATTTTTATGGCCGCTTCAAAGGTAAGACCCTGAAGCCCAGCCAAAAGACCTATCTGAACGAAGATCTTGCCGCGCTGTCGCCGGGTGCAGTGGATTGGGAGACGAACCCCGAACGCAAGCCCTTAGACCTGAATGGTCTGTTTGGCGGCAAACCGGTTTGGCTTGAGGTGGGCTTTGGCGGCGGGGAACATCTGGTGCATCAGGCGCAAAGCAACCCGGATATCGGCATCATCGGGGCAGAGCCCTACATCAATGGCGTTGCCATGTTGTTGGGAAAAATCCGGCAAGCGGGGGCCGAAAATCTTGCCGTGCATCCCGGCGATGCGCGTGATTTGTTCGATGTCCTGCCCGAAGCCAGTATCTCGCGCGCGTTTCTGCTCTATCCGGACCCATGGCCCAAGACCCGTCATCATCGCCGCCGTTTTGTGACGCCGGAGCATCTGGAGCCGTTGGCGAAAGTTCTGAAACCCGGGTCGATCTTTCGCGTCGCCACCGACATTCCCGACTATGTGCGCCAGACGCTGGAAGAAGTTCCTCGCGCCGGTTTTGAATGGCTGGCGGAACGCCCTGCCGACTGGCGTGAGCCTTGGGACGACTGGATTTCCACCCGCTATGAGCAAAAGGCCCTGCGCGAAGGGCGGGTGCCGCATTATTTGACCTTCCGCAGGACGGAATCCTGA